In Marinobacter sp. LQ44, the following are encoded in one genomic region:
- the lgt gene encoding prolipoprotein diacylglyceryl transferase: MLQYPQIDPVAIALGPLKIHWYGLMYLVGFLAAWWLGRRRAHRLGLNADAVETLIFYCAMGVILGGRVGYALFYGFDKLADNPLWLFKVWEGGMSFHGGLTGVLIAALVFARKQNLRFFQLTDFIAPLVPIGLGAGRLGNFINHELPGRVSDVPWAMVFPNMGSAPRHPSSLYEFALEGVVLFVVLWWFSRHPRRMGATSGLFLLLYGIFRFAVEFVRLPDPQLGFIALDWVTMGQLLTLPMILGGLGLVAWSKSQPINNVKVATGG; the protein is encoded by the coding sequence ATGCTTCAGTATCCTCAAATCGACCCGGTAGCCATTGCACTGGGCCCACTGAAAATCCATTGGTACGGCCTGATGTACCTTGTCGGTTTTCTCGCGGCCTGGTGGCTGGGGCGTCGTCGGGCTCATCGACTCGGGTTGAACGCAGACGCTGTTGAAACATTGATTTTCTACTGCGCGATGGGCGTCATTCTCGGTGGCCGCGTCGGTTATGCGCTCTTCTACGGTTTTGACAAGCTGGCAGACAATCCGCTTTGGCTGTTCAAGGTCTGGGAAGGGGGCATGAGTTTTCACGGCGGCTTGACCGGCGTCCTGATTGCAGCCTTGGTCTTCGCCCGCAAGCAGAACCTGCGTTTTTTCCAACTCACGGATTTTATAGCGCCACTGGTGCCAATTGGCCTGGGGGCGGGGCGCCTTGGCAACTTTATCAACCACGAGCTCCCGGGGCGGGTCAGCGACGTGCCCTGGGCCATGGTGTTCCCGAATATGGGGTCGGCGCCACGTCACCCGTCGTCATTGTACGAGTTTGCCCTGGAAGGTGTTGTGCTGTTTGTGGTGCTGTGGTGGTTCTCACGCCACCCTCGTCGGATGGGCGCAACGTCCGGCCTGTTCCTGTTGCTCTACGGAATTTTCCGTTTTGCGGTCGAGTTTGTTCGCCTCCCCGACCCGCAACTGGGGTTCATTGCCCTTGACTGGGTGACCATGGGGCAGTTGTTGACCTTGCCGATGATCCTTGGAGGCCTTGGGTTAGTCGCTTGGTCGAAAAGCCAACCGATCAATAACGTAAAGGTGGCGACGGGCGGATAA
- a CDS encoding cytochrome c-type biogenesis protein — MALTLKIRCCVVIVLLMASFQSMADTAIDARHFEDPVMAERYRDLTASLRCPKCDAQAIDSSDSPVAADMRERVALMLHEGRADKEILDFMANRFGEFVLYNPRLDGRTWLLWALPAALVAGGALVVIAFVRARRHRRVRPLSEEERTRLSSLIHRHRERSE, encoded by the coding sequence ATGGCGCTAACCCTGAAGATCCGTTGCTGTGTGGTCATCGTGCTTTTGATGGCCTCGTTCCAGTCGATGGCGGATACGGCAATTGATGCGCGTCATTTCGAGGATCCGGTGATGGCGGAGCGTTATCGCGACCTTACGGCGTCATTGCGGTGCCCTAAATGTGATGCTCAAGCCATCGACAGCTCCGATTCGCCGGTGGCGGCGGACATGCGGGAGCGGGTAGCGCTGATGCTTCATGAGGGGCGTGCGGATAAGGAAATTCTTGATTTCATGGCTAATCGTTTTGGCGAGTTCGTTCTTTACAATCCGCGCCTTGACGGGCGCACGTGGCTGCTTTGGGCATTGCCGGCAGCGCTGGTAGCAGGAGGCGCCCTGGTTGTGATTGCCTTTGTCCGGGCACGCAGGCACCGGCGAGTGCGGCCGCTCTCCGAGGAGGAGCGTACCCGCCTGTCCTCTTTGATTCATCGTCATCGTGAGAGGTCGGAATGA
- a CDS encoding DsbE family thiol:disulfide interchange protein, whose protein sequence is MMRRLLLLLPFVVFLGLAFFLYRGLSLDPSARESALIGQAFPAFTLPTLEDPDTEVDESLLRGQISLVNVWASWCPTCKEEMPQLLALSERGIQMVGINYKDARDLGRQFLEEFGKPFEVNIFDPAGDLGFEIGVYGVPETFLVDADGIVRYKHVGYITPAQVDEVMMEVEKWR, encoded by the coding sequence ATGATGCGTCGCCTGTTGCTGCTGCTTCCGTTTGTGGTGTTCCTTGGCCTGGCCTTCTTTTTGTACCGGGGGCTTTCGCTGGATCCCAGTGCTCGCGAGTCAGCCCTGATAGGCCAGGCGTTTCCCGCGTTCACGCTCCCGACGCTGGAGGACCCTGATACCGAGGTGGATGAATCCCTGCTTCGCGGGCAGATATCTCTGGTCAATGTCTGGGCATCCTGGTGCCCGACCTGCAAGGAGGAAATGCCCCAGCTACTGGCGCTCTCCGAGCGCGGCATTCAGATGGTGGGCATCAACTATAAAGACGCCCGTGACCTGGGGCGACAGTTTCTCGAAGAGTTCGGAAAACCTTTCGAGGTCAACATCTTCGATCCTGCCGGTGACCTGGGTTTTGAAATTGGCGTGTATGGCGTGCCCGAAACCTTCCTGGTCGACGCAGACGGTATCGTTCGATACAAGCACGTTGGGTACATAACGCCCGCCCAGGTGGATGAAGTCATGATGGAGGTAGAGAAATGGCGCTAA
- a CDS encoding efflux RND transporter periplasmic adaptor subunit, which yields MKFKMVSTAMPLRGLQALAMLSSLLVMGCSAEAPPLTQQTVYPVKLMTLEQAQSGTLNQYPGRVSASDHSELSFRVGGELTELAVKAGDTVEKGEVVARLDDRDARTRLENARSNFNLAQATFERMRISLERQAISQARFDEAEAEYLSARAQLASAEDQLSYTVLKAPFDGVISRVPVDVFQVVSAQQAIAELQRPGSIDVSFQMPEQQVRRLQPQRSRNVRANGNTIAWVQFPELPDKRYAASYKEHDSNASQGSLSYEVTVTLPEPEDITVLSGMSATVLLDYGTLAGESAPSWLIPTAALVTPDAEPGTSVVWRYVAAADGENGDNTGSVEPVDVEPGKKMNDGVLVRGELSPGDRIVVAGAHRMNRDRSVRPWEKEGGL from the coding sequence ATGAAATTCAAGATGGTCAGTACCGCCATGCCCTTGAGAGGCCTACAAGCGCTTGCAATGCTTTCGAGCCTCCTGGTGATGGGATGTTCGGCGGAGGCGCCCCCTCTGACACAGCAAACTGTCTACCCGGTAAAGCTCATGACGCTGGAGCAGGCGCAGTCAGGCACGCTCAATCAGTATCCGGGCAGAGTCTCGGCGTCTGACCATTCAGAACTCTCTTTCAGAGTGGGAGGAGAGCTGACGGAGCTGGCCGTTAAAGCAGGCGACACTGTGGAAAAAGGGGAGGTCGTTGCCCGCCTGGACGATCGGGACGCAAGAACCCGCCTGGAAAACGCCCGGTCAAATTTCAATCTGGCACAGGCCACCTTCGAGCGAATGCGAATATCGTTGGAGCGCCAGGCCATCAGTCAGGCCCGTTTCGATGAGGCCGAGGCCGAGTACCTCTCTGCCAGAGCGCAACTGGCCAGCGCGGAGGACCAACTTTCCTATACCGTTCTCAAAGCGCCATTTGATGGCGTCATTTCACGGGTGCCGGTGGATGTCTTTCAGGTTGTATCAGCGCAGCAGGCCATTGCCGAACTGCAACGGCCCGGCTCTATCGACGTCTCGTTCCAGATGCCTGAACAACAGGTCCGCCGCCTTCAACCACAGAGATCCAGGAACGTTCGCGCCAATGGCAACACTATCGCGTGGGTACAGTTTCCCGAGCTTCCCGATAAACGCTACGCCGCGAGCTACAAAGAGCATGACAGCAATGCCTCTCAGGGGTCGCTCAGTTATGAGGTTACCGTAACGCTCCCTGAACCCGAGGACATCACAGTGCTTTCGGGGATGAGCGCGACCGTTCTGCTTGATTACGGCACATTGGCTGGAGAGAGCGCCCCGTCGTGGCTGATACCAACCGCGGCGCTTGTAACACCTGACGCAGAACCCGGCACTAGCGTGGTTTGGCGATACGTGGCTGCTGCCGATGGTGAGAATGGCGATAACACGGGCAGCGTCGAGCCGGTGGATGTCGAGCCGGGTAAGAAAATGAACGATGGCGTGCTTGTTCGGGGAGAGCTCAGCCCGGGCGACAGAATCGTGGTTGCCGGCGCTCACCGGATGAACAGGGATCGTTCGGTCCGTCCCTGGGAAAAAGAGGGCGGGCTCTGA
- a CDS encoding TetR/AcrR family transcriptional regulator has product MREVADHGFSATSVGKIAKAAGLSPATLYIYYEDKEQLLLATFYYVSDQVIDAALDSFSRGKDLREGLRRQWHTLFRIGLERPELFRYHETFTHSAWMTPEIQARNESRAANLLNAVDQGKQSGLIKPVPFPLLETFMFRPIYHLVQRCLQGSFEGTDEHIELAFNMAWDAVADRRNT; this is encoded by the coding sequence GTGAGGGAAGTAGCAGATCACGGTTTTTCAGCAACCTCGGTTGGCAAGATAGCCAAGGCTGCGGGTTTGTCACCAGCCACGCTGTACATCTATTACGAAGATAAAGAACAGCTTTTATTGGCGACATTTTATTACGTCAGCGATCAGGTCATTGATGCGGCGCTGGACAGTTTTTCTCGCGGGAAAGATCTGCGTGAAGGACTGCGACGCCAGTGGCACACACTGTTCCGGATCGGCCTTGAGCGTCCGGAACTATTCCGCTACCACGAGACGTTCACGCATTCTGCTTGGATGACTCCCGAGATCCAGGCACGAAACGAAAGCCGAGCCGCAAATCTTTTGAATGCAGTTGATCAGGGAAAGCAATCCGGGCTGATCAAACCGGTACCTTTTCCACTTCTCGAAACGTTTATGTTCCGCCCGATTTACCACCTCGTTCAACGATGCCTGCAAGGGTCGTTCGAAGGTACCGATGAGCATATCGAATTAGCGTTTAATATGGCTTGGGATGCGGTTGCCGATCGTCGGAATACCTAA
- a CDS encoding efflux RND transporter permease subunit gives MVDYFLDRKSISWMVTLLLGVGGMFAFLGLGQLEFPEFTLRSALVTTQYPGATPLEVEEEVTLPLEKAIQQMPGIDDITSVNSDGLSQITVQLKKTVREGELDQYWDILRRKINDAQPGLPPGVNTSIVNDDFGDVFGLLLTLRGDGYSLKDLGDHADLIQRELRLLEGVAKVSIGGRVDEQMIVSLDRDRMRALGISPEYLASLLNAQNTVGNAGHLRSEGLSLSVQPTGQLDSVQALEQLAVGSADSGIIRLSDLAEVRRVTNDSPALLYHSDGLPALTIGVSFAEGTNVVDVGESLNEALKRLEKQQPIGMTLNTVYNQPEVVEEAVSAFLMNLAQAVGIVIIVLLLFMGLRSGLLMGLILLITIMGTFVLMAIHGIQLQKISLGALIIALGMLVDNAIVVTEGMMIGLSKGKSKRQAAKEVVSQNRYPLLGATVIAITAFAPIGLSPDTTGEFIGSLFWVLCYSLFLSWLTALTLTPFFFDMFYPDKLESVGQSSDNDPYKGIVFVVFRRLLTYAIHYRFVTLTLAIALLAGVLSFSGQVKNAFFPNATTPLFFVDLWLPEGADILQTEETVKRLESRVNDMDQVVQVTSVTGGGAQRFTLTYSPEQRYASFGQLIVETRDKASREARMEEVIEQLRTDFPNVHYKVQALQVGPSAKASLEARIFGEDPEELRKIGVRVQAIFENEPLADSVRLSWGNREAVIVPEFLEEQARRLGVSRESLHQALLLNNQGQQVGVYREGSDLIPIIMRSREEQRFDIENLTSINVWSEEQGRYVSAGNVINAINTELRDPLIKRRNRERMLAVYAEPMPLSGETAASVLERIRPQVDALELPHGYSIEWGGEYETSSEAQTSLFSSLPLGLLGMFIISMLLFGSFRQALSIWMIVPLMMIGIIGGLVLLGAPFTFMALLGTLSLIGMVLKNAIVLVEEINIQLEQQDDAFTAVVEAAVSRVRPVLMAAVTTMLGMIPLFSDAFFASMALVIVFGLGVATVLTLVVLPVVYCTLMRISYHQ, from the coding sequence ATGGTCGATTATTTTCTTGATCGGAAGTCCATCAGCTGGATGGTCACGCTGTTGCTTGGGGTTGGGGGCATGTTCGCGTTTCTGGGTCTTGGCCAGCTTGAATTCCCGGAGTTCACGTTACGTTCCGCCTTGGTGACCACCCAATATCCCGGAGCAACGCCTCTTGAAGTCGAGGAGGAGGTTACGCTGCCTCTGGAAAAAGCGATCCAGCAGATGCCGGGCATCGATGACATTACTTCGGTGAACTCGGACGGCTTGTCGCAGATTACTGTCCAACTCAAGAAGACGGTCAGAGAAGGGGAGTTAGACCAGTATTGGGATATCCTTCGGCGAAAGATTAATGATGCCCAGCCTGGTCTGCCACCAGGCGTGAACACGTCCATCGTGAACGATGACTTTGGCGATGTCTTCGGCCTGCTGCTCACGTTGCGTGGTGACGGCTACTCGCTGAAAGATCTTGGTGACCATGCGGATCTCATTCAGCGAGAACTGCGATTGTTGGAGGGCGTCGCAAAAGTCAGTATCGGTGGTCGTGTCGACGAGCAGATGATCGTGTCACTGGACCGTGACCGTATGCGTGCTCTTGGCATCTCGCCAGAATACCTGGCAAGCCTTCTGAATGCGCAGAATACGGTGGGCAACGCTGGCCACCTGCGCAGTGAAGGGCTGTCGTTATCCGTTCAGCCAACCGGTCAGCTTGATTCCGTTCAGGCACTTGAGCAACTGGCAGTTGGAAGCGCTGATTCGGGTATTATCCGGCTCAGCGATCTGGCCGAAGTTCGCAGGGTGACCAATGACTCACCCGCCTTGCTTTACCACTCTGACGGATTGCCTGCTTTGACCATCGGCGTGTCATTTGCAGAGGGCACCAACGTTGTTGATGTAGGTGAGAGTCTCAATGAGGCTTTGAAACGCCTGGAAAAACAGCAACCCATCGGCATGACACTGAACACAGTGTATAACCAGCCTGAAGTAGTCGAGGAGGCAGTATCTGCTTTTCTCATGAACCTTGCTCAGGCGGTGGGCATTGTCATTATTGTGCTTTTGCTGTTCATGGGGCTGCGAAGTGGCCTGCTCATGGGGCTGATCCTGCTGATTACCATCATGGGTACATTCGTGCTTATGGCAATACACGGTATTCAGCTCCAGAAGATTTCATTGGGTGCGCTGATCATTGCGCTGGGGATGCTGGTCGATAATGCCATCGTCGTCACCGAGGGCATGATGATTGGCCTTTCCAAGGGCAAGTCCAAAAGGCAGGCAGCCAAAGAAGTGGTCTCGCAGAACCGGTACCCGCTGCTCGGCGCTACCGTGATTGCCATTACGGCCTTTGCTCCTATCGGCCTTTCACCAGACACCACCGGAGAATTCATTGGCTCCCTGTTCTGGGTTCTGTGCTACTCGCTTTTCCTGAGCTGGCTGACGGCACTCACTCTGACCCCGTTTTTCTTTGATATGTTCTATCCCGACAAGCTCGAGAGTGTCGGGCAGTCATCCGATAACGACCCCTATAAGGGAATTGTTTTCGTCGTCTTCCGCCGCCTGCTGACCTACGCGATTCATTATCGCTTCGTGACATTAACACTTGCGATCGCGCTTCTGGCTGGGGTTCTATCGTTCTCGGGACAGGTTAAGAATGCTTTCTTCCCGAATGCCACAACGCCACTCTTCTTTGTTGACCTTTGGTTGCCCGAGGGCGCCGACATCTTGCAAACCGAAGAGACCGTAAAGCGGCTGGAATCGCGCGTGAATGACATGGACCAGGTCGTTCAGGTGACCAGTGTCACCGGTGGCGGAGCCCAGCGTTTTACGTTGACGTATTCACCGGAGCAGCGATACGCCAGTTTTGGCCAATTGATCGTAGAGACCCGGGATAAGGCGTCGAGAGAGGCCCGTATGGAGGAAGTCATTGAGCAACTGCGTACAGACTTCCCGAACGTGCATTACAAAGTGCAGGCTTTGCAGGTGGGGCCCTCAGCCAAAGCCAGTCTTGAAGCTCGTATCTTTGGAGAAGATCCCGAAGAACTCCGGAAAATCGGTGTGCGCGTGCAGGCAATTTTTGAAAATGAACCTCTGGCCGACAGCGTGCGCTTGTCCTGGGGTAATCGGGAAGCCGTGATCGTACCGGAGTTCCTCGAAGAACAGGCCCGGCGCCTTGGCGTATCTCGCGAATCACTGCACCAGGCGTTGTTGCTGAATAATCAGGGGCAGCAGGTTGGAGTGTACCGTGAGGGGAGCGACCTCATTCCGATCATTATGCGGTCAAGAGAGGAGCAGCGTTTTGACATCGAAAACCTTACCTCGATCAATGTCTGGAGTGAAGAGCAGGGCCGCTATGTCAGCGCGGGCAACGTCATCAATGCCATCAATACGGAACTGCGGGATCCGTTGATAAAACGCAGAAACAGGGAGCGGATGTTGGCGGTTTATGCCGAACCCATGCCTTTGTCGGGGGAGACGGCGGCGAGTGTGCTGGAGAGGATCCGCCCGCAGGTCGACGCGCTGGAGCTTCCCCACGGCTATTCGATTGAGTGGGGTGGAGAGTACGAGACCTCATCCGAAGCTCAGACTTCGCTTTTCTCCTCGCTGCCTCTTGGACTGCTGGGGATGTTCATTATTTCGATGCTGTTGTTCGGTAGCTTCCGACAGGCTCTGTCTATCTGGATGATTGTTCCTCTCATGATGATTGGAATCATTGGTGGACTGGTATTGCTCGGCGCGCCTTTTACATTCATGGCGCTGCTCGGGACTCTGAGTCTGATCGGTATGGTACTGAAGAATGCCATTGTGCTGGTTGAGGAGATCAATATTCAGTTAGAACAGCAGGATGATGCATTCACTGCGGTGGTTGAGGCCGCGGTAAGCCGGGTACGACCTGTGCTTATGGCGGCCGTAACCACCATGTTGGGAATGATTCCTCTGTTCAGCGATGCCTTCTTCGCGAGCATGGCGCTGGTTATCGTGTTCGGTTTGGGTGTTGCAACGGTATTGACGTTAGTGGTGCTGCCAGTGGTGTACTGCACGTTAATGAGAATTTCTTATCATCAATAA
- a CDS encoding peroxiredoxin, whose translation MTLQLGETAPDFTVASTEGNIQFHEWLGDDWAVLFSHPADYTPVCTTELGAFAKRKDEFASRGVKLIGVSVDPLDSHKDWAKDIEKTQGKGLNFPLLADKDQVVADQYGMIHPKADPKVTVRTVFIIDSAKKIRLMLTYPPSTGRNLDEILRVIDSLQLTDNHKVATPVDWKNGEDVIIVPSLSNEEAKERFPDGWDEQTPYLRVTRQPGRK comes from the coding sequence ATGACATTGCAACTTGGAGAAACCGCTCCCGATTTCACCGTCGCATCCACCGAGGGAAACATTCAGTTTCATGAGTGGCTGGGAGACGACTGGGCCGTGCTGTTTTCACACCCCGCCGACTACACCCCTGTCTGTACCACAGAGCTCGGCGCCTTCGCCAAGCGTAAGGACGAGTTCGCCAGTCGCGGTGTGAAGCTGATCGGGGTCTCCGTCGACCCGCTCGACTCCCATAAAGACTGGGCGAAGGATATCGAGAAAACCCAGGGCAAGGGGCTCAATTTTCCCCTGTTGGCAGACAAGGATCAGGTGGTTGCCGACCAGTACGGAATGATCCATCCAAAAGCCGATCCCAAGGTGACTGTTCGAACGGTATTCATTATCGATTCCGCGAAAAAAATCCGTCTGATGCTGACGTATCCGCCCAGCACCGGGCGCAATCTGGACGAGATCCTGCGCGTCATTGATTCGCTCCAACTGACCGACAACCACAAAGTGGCCACGCCGGTGGACTGGAAGAATGGCGAGGATGTGATCATCGTTCCGTCGCTCTCCAACGAAGAGGCCAAAGAGCGCTTCCCCGACGGATGGGATGAGCAGACACCGTATCTGCGCGTTACCCGCCAACCTGGTCGGAAGTAA
- a CDS encoding MerR family transcriptional regulator translates to MLAFSPLIYRDLFHASDVGTMKVNEIANLADVSPDTVRFYNREGLLRPRKDPRNGYNLYNSEDLWRLRFVRVANKLGFNLREVKVILSHGTEGGLAGSDLKELFTDRLCRLDQELKELKRLRDDMKTTVQVWRQMPDGAPNGHSVQEFSRAPTSVYA, encoded by the coding sequence ATGCTGGCGTTTTCTCCTCTGATATATCGGGATCTGTTTCATGCGAGCGATGTGGGCACGATGAAAGTCAATGAAATTGCAAACTTGGCGGATGTCTCTCCGGACACCGTTCGTTTCTATAACCGTGAAGGGTTACTTCGGCCACGAAAAGATCCCCGAAATGGCTACAACTTGTATAATTCGGAAGACCTGTGGCGCTTACGGTTTGTTCGCGTGGCAAACAAGCTGGGATTCAACCTGCGTGAAGTCAAAGTCATTCTAAGTCATGGGACGGAGGGTGGCTTGGCTGGCAGCGACCTGAAGGAGCTATTCACAGACCGCCTTTGCAGACTGGATCAGGAGTTAAAGGAGCTCAAGAGACTTCGTGACGACATGAAAACTACAGTCCAGGTTTGGAGACAGATGCCTGATGGAGCCCCCAATGGCCATTCTGTCCAGGAATTCAGTAGGGCACCTACTTCGGTATACGCCTAA
- the ccmI gene encoding c-type cytochrome biogenesis protein CcmI has translation MLWLSIGTLLLIALWFLSLPLRRARAIHDWQQGFETDDRAEEQNLAVYERRLAALESACERGEVDVARFEESRHELERNLLEDTEARRRVPLRNPLAGRFVIPLVITALIAATVTGYRWVGANGDLALYAVVQEVLNSPGASPENLIVRLEEQAESQPDNPKVWALLFPLYQKVGQPDRSIRALERLIELEGRRADLLAQLAQLKFYVAGGSLTYEVQALVDETLDKDPRQPTVLGMLGVEAFDDGRYEQAIGYWRRALAGFEDSASAEVIRKGIAVARQRLEETANGAERVTD, from the coding sequence ATGCTCTGGTTAAGTATCGGCACACTGTTGCTTATAGCGCTGTGGTTCCTGAGTCTACCGTTACGGCGAGCAAGGGCGATCCATGACTGGCAGCAAGGGTTTGAAACGGATGACCGCGCGGAGGAGCAGAATCTGGCCGTGTATGAGCGTCGGCTTGCGGCACTGGAAAGCGCCTGCGAGCGCGGCGAGGTTGACGTCGCACGCTTTGAAGAAAGCCGTCACGAGCTTGAACGCAATCTTCTGGAGGACACCGAGGCCCGTCGTCGCGTGCCTCTCAGGAACCCGCTGGCAGGACGTTTTGTAATCCCTCTGGTGATAACGGCATTGATTGCCGCCACCGTAACCGGCTATCGATGGGTGGGCGCCAATGGCGATCTGGCTCTGTATGCCGTGGTGCAGGAGGTTCTTAACTCTCCCGGTGCCTCACCGGAGAACCTGATTGTCCGGCTCGAAGAGCAGGCCGAGAGTCAGCCGGATAATCCCAAGGTCTGGGCTTTGTTGTTTCCGCTGTACCAGAAGGTCGGTCAGCCAGATCGGTCGATTCGCGCCCTGGAGCGATTGATCGAACTGGAAGGCCGCCGAGCCGATCTTCTGGCCCAACTGGCTCAGTTGAAATTCTATGTGGCCGGAGGCAGCCTGACCTATGAAGTTCAGGCGCTGGTAGATGAAACACTCGATAAGGATCCGCGTCAGCCGACAGTGTTGGGCATGCTGGGGGTTGAGGCTTTCGACGATGGCCGCTATGAACAGGCGATCGGTTACTGGCGCCGAGCGTTGGCTGGCTTCGAGGATTCCGCCTCCGCAGAGGTCATTCGTAAAGGTATCGCTGTTGCCAGGCAACGATTGGAGGAGACAGCCAATGGAGCGGAACGTGTTACTGATTGA
- a CDS encoding heme lyase CcmF/NrfE family subunit translates to MLTLTIPEVGLFALLIALCLSLLQATVPLLGAATRRPLWMAFAEPMAWGQFVFLLVSYASLTASFLLDDFSVDYVARNSNSMLPWYYKFTAVWGSHEGSVLLWSLILSGWGFAVSLFSRQLPRDMLARVLGVLGVVSAGFLLFIVVTSSPFDRLLPGMPADGADLNPLLQDVGLIIHPPMLYMGYVGFSVVFAFAIAALIEGRLDAAWTRWVRPWTNIAWAFLTLGIALGSWWAYYELGWGGWWFWDPVENASLLPWLSGTALIHSLAVTEKRGTFKSWTALLAIFTFSLSLLGTFLVRSGVLTSVHAFANDPSRGLFILALLGITVGVSLLIFALRAPRMSANAGFSWLSRDALLLINNILLVIMTITVLMGTLYPLILDALGLGKVSIGAPYFNSLFVPLTVMLCAFMGLGPVSRWKQMPGRELFRRLLGAGLAALAIAISIPFLYNGQWNVAVALGMVAALWVVLALVRDLFDKVRNASSALSGLRKLTPSYWGMVVGHVGLAVTIVGVVMVSNYAMERNVRLDIGEQVNLGGYDFTLTELGERRGPNFLADTATIEVAREGRIVTTLYPEKRLYIARGQPMTDVALDPGLLRDLYVAMGEELDDGSWAMRLQVKPFVRWLWLGALLMASGGVLAVADRRYRRRRAAAADRESMRPAREVRA, encoded by the coding sequence ATGCTTACCCTGACAATCCCTGAAGTTGGTCTCTTCGCGTTATTGATTGCACTTTGCCTGTCGCTGCTTCAGGCGACCGTGCCCTTGCTGGGAGCCGCCACCCGGCGCCCGTTGTGGATGGCATTTGCAGAGCCCATGGCATGGGGGCAATTTGTTTTTCTACTGGTTTCTTATGCCAGCCTGACCGCCAGTTTTCTTCTGGATGATTTCAGCGTGGATTATGTGGCCCGTAATTCCAACTCGATGCTGCCCTGGTACTACAAGTTCACCGCCGTCTGGGGCTCTCATGAAGGCTCGGTGCTGTTATGGAGTCTGATTCTCAGTGGCTGGGGCTTTGCCGTCAGTCTGTTTTCCCGCCAGTTGCCACGGGATATGCTGGCACGGGTTCTGGGAGTTCTGGGTGTCGTCAGCGCAGGGTTCCTGCTTTTCATCGTCGTTACGTCCAGTCCCTTTGATCGCCTGTTGCCGGGCATGCCAGCCGACGGTGCCGATCTGAATCCGTTGTTGCAGGATGTTGGCCTGATCATCCATCCGCCGATGCTTTACATGGGCTATGTGGGTTTTTCAGTGGTCTTTGCTTTTGCCATCGCTGCGCTGATCGAAGGGCGTCTCGATGCGGCCTGGACGCGCTGGGTTCGGCCGTGGACCAACATTGCCTGGGCCTTTCTGACCCTCGGCATCGCTCTGGGTAGCTGGTGGGCCTACTATGAGCTGGGTTGGGGCGGCTGGTGGTTCTGGGATCCGGTGGAAAATGCATCGCTCCTGCCCTGGCTGAGCGGGACAGCGCTGATACATTCACTGGCGGTCACGGAAAAACGCGGCACGTTCAAGAGCTGGACGGCACTGCTGGCGATTTTCACGTTCTCACTCTCGTTACTGGGCACCTTCCTGGTGCGCTCAGGGGTACTGACCTCGGTTCATGCCTTTGCCAATGATCCATCTCGGGGGCTCTTCATTCTGGCGTTGCTGGGAATAACGGTCGGCGTCTCGCTTTTGATCTTTGCGCTACGGGCGCCGCGAATGAGCGCCAATGCGGGCTTTAGCTGGCTTTCCCGGGATGCTCTGTTGCTGATCAACAATATTTTGCTGGTCATCATGACGATCACGGTCCTGATGGGCACCCTGTACCCCTTGATCCTGGATGCACTCGGGCTGGGCAAGGTCAGTATCGGCGCGCCTTACTTTAATAGCCTGTTCGTGCCACTGACCGTCATGCTGTGTGCCTTTATGGGGCTGGGGCCGGTCTCACGCTGGAAGCAGATGCCCGGTCGGGAGCTGTTCCGGCGACTACTGGGGGCGGGCTTGGCCGCACTGGCGATTGCGATATCGATACCGTTTCTTTACAACGGCCAGTGGAATGTCGCCGTGGCGCTGGGGATGGTGGCGGCCCTGTGGGTAGTACTGGCGTTGGTGCGCGACCTGTTTGATAAAGTCCGCAATGCGTCCTCTGCGCTGTCCGGATTGCGTAAGTTGACCCCTTCATACTGGGGCATGGTGGTCGGCCACGTGGGCCTGGCCGTCACCATCGTGGGCGTGGTGATGGTGTCGAACTACGCCATGGAGCGTAATGTGCGGCTTGATATCGGTGAGCAGGTGAATCTGGGCGGGTACGATTTTACGCTGACCGAACTGGGCGAGCGTCGGGGGCCCAACTTCCTCGCCGATACGGCGACCATCGAGGTTGCCCGTGAAGGCCGGATTGTCACCACCCTGTACCCGGAGAAGCGCCTGTACATTGCCCGAGGGCAGCCGATGACCGATGTCGCACTCGACCCCGGCCTGTTGCGGGACCTTTACGTGGCCATGGGGGAGGAACTGGACGACGGCAGCTGGGCAATGCGCCTACAGGTCAAGCCATTTGTACGCTGGCTTTGGCTGGGTGCGCTGCTGATGGCCTCCGGGGGCGTGCTGGCCGTGGCAGACCGTCGCTACCGTCGCCGCCGTGCAGCCGCAGCTGACCGCGAATCGATGAGGCCGGCACGCGAGGTTCGCGCATGA